The following proteins are encoded in a genomic region of Arachis stenosperma cultivar V10309 chromosome 4, arast.V10309.gnm1.PFL2, whole genome shotgun sequence:
- the LOC130974133 gene encoding (+)-neomenthol dehydrogenase-like, whose translation MAEESSKRYAVVTGANKGIGFGICKQLASNGITVILTARDEKRGLEALQNLKDLGLSGHVVYHQLDVTDANSIASLANFIKTQFGKLDILVNNAGVPGTVVDGDAFKALLASGERADAIDWRKIVCQDYESAEAGLRTNYYGVKGMCEALIPLLQLSVSPKIVNVSSSMGQLKNLPNEWAKGILSDDESLTEEKIDEVLNQFLSDFKEGSFETKGWPSAFSAYIVSKAALNAYTRILAKKYPSFCINSVCPGFVKTDINFNTGNLSVDEGAESAVRLALLSNGGQSGLFFVRSEVSPF comes from the exons ATGGCAGAAGAAAGTTCAAAGAG GTATGCAGTAGTGACAGGAGCAAACAAAGGGATAGGATTTGGAATATGTAAGCAATTGGCTTCTAATGGGATCACAGTGATCTTAACAGCAAGAGATGAGAAAAGGGGTCTTGAAGCTCTTCAGAATCTCAAAGATTTAGGTCTATCTGGCCATGTTGTTTATCATCAGCTTGATGTCACTGATGCTAACAGCATAGCATCCCTTGCAAATTTCATCAAAACTCAATTTGGAAAACTTGATATCTTG GTGAATAATGCAGGAGTCCCTGGGACAGTCGTTGATGGCGATGCATTCAAAGCTTTACTTGCTTCTGGG GAAAGGGCTGATGCTATTGATTGGAGAAAAATTGTATGTCAAGATTATGAATCTGCAGAAGCAGGACTTAGAACTAACTATTACGGTGTCAAAGGAATGTGTGAAGCACTTATTCCCCTTCTACAATTGTCAGTCTCACCAAAGATTGTCAATGTTTCCTCCTCCATGGGACAGTTGAAG AACCTACCAAATGAATGGGCTAAAGGAATTCTAAGTGATGATGAAAGCttaacagaagaaaaaattgatGAGGTTTTGAATCAATTTCTAAGTGATTTCAAAGAGGGTTCATTTGAAACCAAAGGATGGCCTTCTGCTTTTTCTGCATACATAGTTTCAAAAGCTGCTTTGAATGCATACACAAGAATTCTTGCAAAGAAGTATCCATCTTTCTGTATCAATTCTGTTTGTCCTGGTTTTGTCAAAACGGATATAAACTTCAACACTGGTAACCTTAGTGTTGACGAAGGTGCCGAGAGCGCTGTAAGGTTGGCTCTGCTATCTAATGGGGGTCAGTCCGGTCTCTTCTTCGTCCGAAGTGAAGTTTCGCCATTTTGA
- the LOC130974142 gene encoding phosphomannomutase yields the protein MAARKPGLIALFDVDGTLTAPRKVVTPEMLAFMQDLRKVVTVGVVGGSDLVKISEQLGSTVTNDYDYVFSENGLVAHKEGNLIGTQSLKSFLGDEKLKEFINFTLHYIADLDIPIKRGTFIEFRSGMLNVSPIGRNCSQEERDEFEKYDKIHNIRPKMVEVLREKFAHFNLTFSIGGQISFDVFPQGWDKTYCLRYLEDFNEIHFFGDKTYKGGNDHEIYESERTIGHTVTSPEDTMKQCTALFLKN from the exons atgGCTGCCCGGAAACCTGGTTTGATTGCATTGTTTGATGTTGATGGGACTCTTACAGCCCCAAGGAAG GTGGTGACTCCAGAGATGTTGGCGTTCATGCAAGATCTAAGGAAG GTTGTAACAGTTGGAGTTGTGGGCGGTTCTGACCTTGTAAAGATATCTGAGCAACTTGGCAGCACAG TTACCAATGACTATGATTATGTATTTTCTGAGAATGGTCTTGTGGCTCATAAGGAAGGAAACCTCATTGGAACCCAG AGCTTGAAATCATTCCTTGGTGATGAAAAGCTCAAG GAATTTATTAATTTCACACTTCATTACATTGCTGACTTGGATATCCCTATTAAGAG GGGAACATTCATAGAGTTCCGTAGTGGAATGCTGAATGTGTCGCCAATTGGGCGAAACTGTAGCCAAGAAGAAAGAGATGAATTTGAGAAGTATGACAAG ATTCACAACATTCGTCCAAAAATGGTTGAGGTGCTTCGTGAAAAGTTTGCTCATTTTAATCTGACATTTTCCATTGGAGGGCAGATAAGCTTTGAT GTTTTCCCCCAAGGTTGGGATAAAACATACTGCCTTAGATACCTTGAAGATTTTAATGAAATTCACTTCTTTGGTGACAAAACTTACAAG GGTGGAAATGACCATGAAATCTATGAATCAGAAAGGACTATTGGTCACACAG TTACAAGCCCTGAAGATACCATGAAGCAGTGCACAGCTCTCTTCCTTAAAAATTGA
- the LOC130974140 gene encoding bifunctional protein FolD 4, chloroplastic-like, which translates to MASAAASSCSSISMMFLTHSCGATSSTAHRLLPPGCLRHRLHCHPLQMGPTYLRCLTFHSSAAEPPSPPHVVLPHASLTTEANTKVIDGKAVAKQIRDEITVEVSRMKEAIGVIPGLAVILVGDRKDSATYVRNKKKACESVGISSLEVHLAEDSTEEEVLKHISGYNDDPLVHGILVQLPLPSHMNEQNVLNAVRIEKDVDGFHPLNIGRLAMRGREPLFVPCTPKGCIELLHRHGISIKGKRAVVIGRSNIVGMPAALLLQREDATVTVVHSRTNNPEEITKQADIIISAVGQPNMVKGSWIKPGAVIIDVGINPVEDPSSPRGYRLVGDVCYEEAVEVASAVTPVPGGVGPMTIAMLLQNTLISAKRMHNFE; encoded by the exons ATGGcttctgctgctgcttcttcATGTTCTTCCATTTCCATGATGTTCCTAACTCATTCTTGTGGTGCTACTTCTTCCACCGCCCACCGCCTTCTCCCACCGGGATGCCTCCGCCACCGCCTCCACTGCCACCCCTTACAGATGGGCCCCACCTATCTCCGATGCCTCACTTTTCACTCTTCCGCAGCAGAACCTCCTTCCCCGCCCCATGTTGTTCTTCCCCATG CTTCCCTGACTACTGAGGCTAATACTAAGGTGATTGATGGAAAAGCGGTAGCAAAGCAGATCAGAGATGAGATAACAGTTGAAGTCTCCAGGATGAAAGAAGCTATTGGTGTGATTCCAGGGTTAGCCGTAATCCTTGTTGGAGATAGAAAGGACTCGGCTACTTATGTGCGTAACAAGAAGAAAGCTTGTGAATCTGTTGGAATCAGTTCTTTGGAAGTACATTTGGCGGAGGATTCCACAGAAGAGGAAGTATTGAAGCATATTTCAGGCTACAATGATGATCCTTTAGTTCATGGCATTCTTGTTCAGTTACCTTTACCTTCT CATATGAATGAGCAAAATGTCCTGAATGCTGTTAGAATTGAGAAAGATGTAGATGGTTTTCATCCATTAAATATTGGTCGTCTTGCCATGCGTGGTAGAGAACCGCTATTTGTTCCCTGTACACCAAAGGGGTGCATAGAGCTACTTCACAGACACGGCATTTCCATTAAAGGAAAGAGGGCCGTTGTAATTGGTCGGAGCAATATCGTAGGAATGCCAGCTGCTCTCCTGCTGCAG AGAGAAGATGCTACTGTTACTGTTGTCCATTCAAGAACCAATAATCCTGAAGAGATCACAAAGCAGGCAGATATTATCATTTCTGCTGTTGGGCAACCAAACATGGTTAAGGGAAGCTGGATAAAACCTGGTGCAGTAATTATCGATGTTGGAATCAACCCAGTAGAG GATCCGAGTAGCCCTCGAGGTTATAGACTGGTTGGAGATGTTTGTTATGAAGAAGCCGTAGAAGTTGCCTCGGCTGTTACTCCTGTTCCTGGAGGAGTTGGTCCAATGACCATAGCAATGCTTCTCCAGAATACACTCATCTCTGCAAAGAGGATGCATAATTTTGAATAA
- the LOC130974143 gene encoding uncharacterized protein LOC130974143, which produces MMAPNKTSEVVDTHEATWSSQTDDLELESLESELKQMAHKILEHRSTLPDQLKPTLLSILDAHRPLFPHPSHHASTPPGALDHNIYQSEGSPAPEDPETAKKVKLLNEKITQNCSTMPVILKRMKDCIARIEKLDSYNAAVIHPAFKAKKTG; this is translated from the exons ATGATGGCTCCGAACAAGACCTCCGAAGTGGTGGATACGCATGAAGccacttggagctctcaaactgATGATTTGGAGTTGGAATCATTGGAATCTGAGTTGAAGCAAATGGCGCACAAGATTCTCGAACACCGATCAACCTTACCGGATCAGCTCAAACCTACTCTTCTCTCTATTCTTGACGCTCACAGACCACTTTTTCCACATCCCTCTCACCATGCTTCAACCCCCCCAG GTGCATTGGACCATAACATTTATCAGAGCGAAGGTTCACCTGCACCAGAAGATCCAGAGACAGCCAAGAAAGTAAAGTTGCTGAATGAGAAAATCACACAGAATTGTTCCACCATGCCAGTCATCCTGAAACGGATGAAAGATTGCATTGCAAGAATTGAGAAGTTAGATTCATACAATGCTGCGGTTATACATCCAGCCTTCAAGGCGAAGAAGACTGGTTAA
- the LOC130975603 gene encoding uncharacterized protein LOC130975603 has translation MDHGDFRLSPKLARMHRRSLLNQRRIPPRGPTFERTIPPDPNFIPLLPLKRSSATVEQSPSSSQAIDRLSDSGVMAKHFRASDSPVSALSVRGFRRTQSKTTSYSERNPLSNLTNVDHNQNVGFNPMVLTMNNSSGNYTGNDMKENASPSQDYSNISGISGGPSSATPARARHGAMDHRESRRNIETNLAFRIGVVDNHKSVFSSEQSSSDMHRVNPTDHDPMPDFEGLHRFVASSGQIIELDPLKVRFTVIHAFDDTGVDTDYVHNSRTNEHEGPHQLSLVESAESIWEEDTWDAGDAIHRCMFCNACMWEGEKLAKSRSSRIPRFGLCCMDGKVQLPLLTQVPAILQDLHRGHDDKGRYFRKNIRKFNSMFAFTSMAGKVNRGINNGTAPPTFSINGQNYHSIGSLIPNNNERPRFAQLYIYDTDNEVSNRILAVRSGEIINKLETEIVSELTKMLDMCNPLAKSFRFARDRFADSEPSEIKMRLIRKREKDGRVYNLPTASEVAILIVGDIDDSILDRDIIIQSTANKLQRIDVLHPLYLALQYPLIFPYGEDGFRTGIQTSTRYDLNGIKKRKTISMREFFSYRIQMRFNESPVMLQSMRLFQQFLVDAYTMIEAERLSFIRHNQPKLRVDKYIALHESLVRGEASAVATGQRIILPSSFTGGPRYMFNNCKDAFAICKYAGYPSFFITITCNPEWDEIKRSLKDTGLKAQDRPDIVSRIFNLKLGQLIADFKHGQFFGKITACKFNEIYYVIHVSKLKPNNELVSTDVCTVEFQKRGLPHAHILLFMHPLSKPKSPDDIDKLISAEIPDKIKRPKLYGAVEKYMVHGPCGKYNSKSPCMLNGRCSKYYPKPFRSRTMIDDGGFPKYKRTDNGRIVTKNNTALDNSYIVPYNPSLLLKYGCHINVEHTCQKSAIKYLFKYVHKGNDRVTASFYQTNVDGESEQVVDEIRNYYDCRYISACEAAWRIFGYDIQQKEPSVIRLPFHLPNEHPVIFRDYENIVDVIDRVDGKLTKLLAWMLANRLFPYGRTLTYSQFPNKFVWKDDISMWMPRKQGFSIGRLSHVPRGNGEDYYLRLLLNIQKGCLSYVHLRTVNGVVYGTFKEACYALGLLQDDKEFIDAIIEASTWASGNYLRDLFVVLLLSNNVVRPEVVWEQCYHVLSEDILFCHRKNMQCADLELSPEQIMNMTLAKIEDKLQGNGRSLKEFDKMPYPSSDIIDGLEDRLLLDELNFDVDALTKELNNNLSNMNIGQRKAFDVIIQAVNGNAGGFFFVYGCGGTGKTYLYRTLSAAIRSKRGIVLNVASSGIASLLLPNGRTAHSRFKIPLELTEDSVCCVKQGTSLAKLICKARLIIWDEAPMLNKLCYEALDKCFRDILSSEPYYNAELPFGGKVVVLGGDFRQILPVIPMGSRQDIVHSAINASYLWQHCTVLTLTVNMRLTIGPTDKAVDDVTEFSKWLLDIGDGLVGDSMDGESEVHIHPDILIHDSIRPFDDMVEFVYPNLLANITQPSYFKHRSILGPTLEVVNEVNTLIMDRLEGDEKIYLSCDSLCVEEGNMESDLDTITPDVLNAISCSGLPPHQLTLKVGVPVMLLRNIDQSNGLCNGTRLQVRKLGNHVVECMTLTGNKVGQVVIIPRMDMIPTNQGLPFRFQRRQFPIIVSFAMTINKSQGQTLTTVGLYLPRPVFSHGQLYVALSRVKSKNGLRVLIQNNKCNVATSTINVVYREIFENIH, from the exons ATGGACCACGGTGACTTCAGACTCAGCCCGAAATTAGCCAGGATGCATCGGAGATCCCTCTTAAATCAGAGAAGAATACCACCACGAGGTCCAACATTTGAAAGGACAATCCCACCCG ATCCGAACTTCATACCACTGCTGCCTCTTAAGAGAAGTTCTGCCACGGTCGAACAATCTCCATCGTCGTCCCAGGCTATAGATAGACTCAGCGATTCTGGTGTCATGGCCAAACACTTTCGGGCATCCGATTCTCCTGTGTCGGCGCTCTCAGTTCGTGGCTTCAGAAGGACCCAATCTAAAACTACGAGTTATTCAGAAAGGAACCCACTCTCAAACCTAACAAATG TGGACCATAATCAAAATGTTGGCTTCAATCCTATGGTGCTAACCATGAACAACAGTAGTGGCAATTATACGGGTAATGACATGAAGGAAAATGCCTCACCAAGCCAAGACTATAGCAATATTTCAGGGATTAGTGGTGGACCATCATCAGCCACTCCAGCTAGAGCACGACATGG GGCAATGGATCACAGAGAAAGCCGTCGAAATATTGAAACAAACCTGGCCTTTCGAATTGGAGTTGTGGATAATCATAAGTCTGTATTCTCCAGCGAACAGTCGTCATCAGACATGCACCGTGTTAATCCAACAGATCACGATCCCATGCCAGATTTCGAAG GTTTGCACCGGTTCGTTGCCTCATCCGGTCAGATCATCGAACTGGACCCACTTAAGGTCCGGTTCACCG TTATACATGCATTTGATGATACTGGAGTAGACACTGACTACGTACATAACTCCAGGACAAATGAGCATGAAG GGCCACACCAACTTTCTCTGGTCGAGTCGGCAGAGTCGATTTGGGAGGAAG ATACTTGGGATGCTGGAGATGCAATCCATCGTTGCATGTTCTGCAATGCATGCATGTGGGAAGGGGAAAAGTTGGCTAAAAGCAGGAGCAGCAGAATTCCTCGATTTGGTCTTTGCTGCATGGATGGAAAGGTACAATTGCCGTTACTTACACAGGTCCCTGCAATTCTACAAGACCTCCATCGTGGACATGATGACAAAGGTAGGTACTTCAGGAAGAATATCCGTAAGTTTAATTCCATGTTTGCGTTTACGTCAATGGCTGGAAAGGTTAACCGAGGCATTAACAACGGCACGGCTCCACCGACTTTTTCAATTAATGGTCAGAACTACCATTCAATTGGAAGCCTGATCCCTAACAACAATGAAAGGCCGAGATTTGCGCAACTGTACATCTATGACACAGATAATGAAGTGTCTAATCGGATACTTGCTGTGAG GTCGGGTGAAATAATCAACAAACTTGAAACTGAAATCGTGTCTGAACTCACTAAGATGCTGGACATGTGCAATcctcttgccaagagttttcgCTTTGCTCGAGACAGGTTCGCTGATAGCGAGCCTTCAGAAATTAAAATGAGGCTGATTAGGAAGCGGGAAAAGGATGGAAGAGTGTACAACTTACCCACTGCGTCTGAGGTTGCCATCCTGATAGTAGGTGACATTGACGACTCAATCCTTGATAGAGATATTATTATTCAGTCCACAGCAAATAAGTTGCAAAGAATAGATGTTCTACACCCGTTGTACTTGGCTCTTCAATATCCGTTGATATTTCCATACGGTGAGGATGGATTCAGGACAGGTATTCAGACATCTACTAGATATGACCTAAATGGTATAAAGAAACGTAAGACGATAAGTATGAGAGAGTTTTTTTCATACCGTATACAGATGAGGTTCAATGAGTCCCCAGTCATGTTACAATCTATGAGGTTGTTCCAACAATTTCTGGTCGATGCGTACACGATGATTGAGGCTGAACGGCTTAGTTTTATCAGACATAACCAACCCAAACTAAGGGTGGACAAATATATTGCACTGCATGAGTCATTGGTTAGAGGAGAGGCAAGTGCTGTTGCAACTGGACAGAGGATTATACTACCGAGTAGCTTCACTGGCGGTCCTCGGTACATGTTCAACAATTGCAAGGATGCATTTGCAATTTGCAAATATGCAGGTTATCCTAGCTTTTTCATAACAATTACTTGCAATCCTGAATGGGATGAGATAAAACGTTCGTTAAAAGACACAGGGTTAAAAGCACAAGACCGTCCTGACATTGTATCGAGGATTTTTAACCTAAAGCTCGGTCAGTTGATAGCTGACTTCAAGCATGGTCAATTCTTTGGCAAGATAACGGCATGTAAGTTTAATGAAATCTATTATGTTATAcatgtatcaaaattaaagcCTAACAATGAGTTGGTCTCTACAGACGTATGCACGGTAGAATTCCAAAAGCGGGGACTCCCACATGCGCACATACTGCTGTTCATGCATCCTCTATCCAAGCCTAAGTCACCAGACGATATTGACAAACTAATCTCAGCTGAGATTCCAGACAAGATCAAGAGGCCAAAACTTTATGGGGCAGTTGAAAAGTACATGGTCCATGGCCCGTGTGGCAAGTATAATAGTAAAAGCCCCTGCATGTTGAACGGTCGGTGCTCAAAGTATTATCCCAAGCCCTTTAGATCAAGGACAATGATTGATGATGGTGGGTTCCCCAAGTATAAGAGGACGGATAATGGTCGGATAGTCACAAAGAATAATACGGCCCTCGATAATTCATATATTGTACCATACAATCCATCACTACTACTGAAATACGGTTGCCATATAAATGTTGAGCACACCTGCCAAAAGTCCGCAATAAAGTATTTGTTTAAGTACGTTCACAAGGGCAATGATCGGGTAACTGCTTCTTTCTACCAAACCAATGTAGACGGTGAGTCTGAACAAGTGGTAGATGAGATACGCAACTATTATGATTGTCGGTATATCTCAGCCTGTGAGGCAGCTTGGCGCATTTTTGGGTATGACATCCAACAGAAGGAACCTTCGGTCATCAGGCTTCCTTTTCATTTGCCAAATGAACACCCTGTTATATTCAGGGATTACGAAAACATTGTTGATGTAATAGATAGGGTAGATGGCAAGCTAACAAAGCTATTGGCCTGGATGCTTGCGAATAGGTTGTTTCCTTATGGTCGTACTCTTACATACAGTCAATTTCCTAACAAATTTGTATGGAAAGATGACATATCCATGTGGATGCCAAGGAAACAAGGATTCTCCATTGGTAGGCTTTCGCATGTTCCCCGCGGCAACGGCGAGGATTATTACCTGCGACTTTTGCTCAACATACAAAAGGGATGCCTCAGCTATGTTCATTTGCGCACAGTCAACGGGGTTGTGTATGGTACCTTCAAGGAAGCATGCTATGCATTGGGGTTATTGCAAGATGATAAGGAATTCATTGATGCTATAATAGAAGCAAGCACGTGGGCCTCTGGAAACTACTTGCGTGACCTGTTCGTGGTGCTCTTACTATCTAACAACGTTGTAAGACCCGAGGTTGTTTGGGAGCAGTGTTACCATGTATTGTCCGAGGATATCTTATTCTGTCATAGAAAAAATATGCAATGTGCAG atcTTGAACTTTCACCGGAGCAAATTATGAACATGACACTTGCGAAAATTGAGGACAAGCTTCAGGGTAATGGAAGATCTCTTAAAGAGTTTGACAAGATGCCTTACCCAAGTTCGGACATTATTGATGGCTTAGAGGATCGACTCCTACTAGATGAGCTGAACTTTGATGTCGATGCCCTAACTAAGGAGCTTAACAACAACCTATCTAATATGAACATAGGTCAGAGAAAAGCATTTGATGTCATCATACAGGCAGTCAATGGTAACGCCGGAGGATTCTTCTTTGTTTATGGCTGCGGTGGTACCGGTAAGACGTATCTATATAGGACTCTATCAGCTGCAATTCGAAGCAAAAGGGGCATTGTACTGAATGTTGCATCCAGTGGGATTGCTTCTTTATTGCTTCCAAATGGACGAACAGCTCATTCAAGGTTTAAGATACCGCTGGAGTTGACAGAGGACTCAGTATGTTGCGTTAAGCAAGGTACATCTTTGGCCAAGTTGATATGCAAAGCTAGACTTATTATATGGGATGAGGCACCAATGCTCAACAAACTTTGCTACGAAGCACTCGACAAGTGCTTTCGTGACATCCTGAGCTCAGAACCATATTATAATGCAGAATTACCTTTTGGAGGTAAGGTCGTGGTACTAGGAGGTGACTTTAGACAGATTCTTCCAGTCATTCCAATGGGCTCCCGTCAGGATATTGTTCATTCAGCTATCAATGCTTCGTATCTATGGCAACACTGTACTGTTCTAACCCTGACAGTGAACATGCGTTTAACTATTGGACCAACAGATAAAGCTGTGGATGATGTTACTGAGTTCTCAAAATGGCTGTTGGATATTGGGGATGGCTTGGTTGGGGATTCTATGGATGGGGAGTCAGAGGTGCATATTCATCCTGACATATTGATACATGATTCAATTCGTCCCTTTGATGATATGGTTGAGTTTGTATACCCTAACCTCTTGGCTAATATTACTCAGCCATCGTACTTTAAACATCGATCCATCCTTGGTCCTACATTAGAGGTGGTCAATGAGGTGAATACGCTCATAATGGATCGTTTGGAAGGGgatgaaaaaatatatttaagcTGTGATAGTTTGTGTGTTGAGGAAGGAAACATGGAGTCAGACTTGGACACAATTACACCGGATGTTCTTAATGCTATTAGCTGCTCTGGTTTGCCCCCACATCAACTAACTCTAAAAGTAGGTGTGCCAGTCATGCTATTGCGCAATATTGACCAGTCCAACGGTCTATGTAACGGGACAAGATTACAAGTGCGGAAACTAGGAAATCATGTCGTTGAGTGCATGACGTTAACAGGAAACAAGGTTGGTCAGGTAGTCATAATACCGCGAATGGATATGATTCCTACCAACCAAGGTCTGCCGTTTAGGTTTCAGAGAAGACAATTCCCAATTATTGTGTCCTTCGCAATGACGATTAATAAGTCACAGGGACAAACTTTGACCACGGTTGGGTTGTACTTGCCAAGGCCAGTTTTTTCGCACGGCCAGCTGTATGTTGCACTATCAAGAGTAAAGTCAAAGAATGGACTCAGAGTGTTAATTCAGAATAACAAATGCAACGTGGCCACTTCGACAATCAATGTGGTCTACAGGGAAATATTCGAGAATATCCACTAG